A stretch of Calditrichia bacterium DNA encodes these proteins:
- a CDS encoding peptidyl-prolyl cis-trans isomerase — MIFNYLRYLFLLSSVLVFGCADTSPDIFVEVHGQVLATDAVIKAYRNSDEFKTQKEVQRQSLIKFVNEKFVGDLLFRVAGYEQHLEKNPEVQTMLQNRKRHLLIGKNGVLFQSIVPANIEISEEELTAFYIKNRLELRVNHIRVQSLALADSLYQLLKNGENFEQLAQNYAHNYRVNEFFGIGERDPIYEMAAFELAVGEISKPFKNANGYFIIKLLESRERQLPPFESVRDSLSEQFAGIKKALFMSSYFEDLHRQFNEKYNDKVLQEICRTFENRNGDYKLNSQRLRKFLDEPAITSDAGQKTVADLVTFYESMSREASFPILQLADAHALARMTIESDLMFHDVLLRGLDKHEHFDAAMRSLQDSLVEAQYYQQFIADKISVTDADIQGYYGEHFDTFKQMQKSAAFARIRQILEDEQTKKAVDDVTKQLRKLFIIRFNSMAIQRSLNELNSEKRGLAQKF, encoded by the coding sequence ATGATTTTCAACTACTTACGATATTTATTTTTACTGTCATCCGTGTTGGTGTTCGGCTGTGCAGACACCAGTCCGGATATTTTTGTGGAAGTTCATGGACAGGTTTTGGCAACAGACGCGGTAATTAAGGCATATCGAAACTCAGATGAATTCAAAACACAAAAAGAGGTTCAGCGACAATCGCTGATTAAATTTGTGAATGAAAAATTTGTTGGGGATTTGCTGTTTCGGGTTGCGGGATACGAACAACATCTGGAAAAAAATCCCGAGGTTCAAACGATGTTGCAGAACCGGAAACGGCATTTGCTCATCGGAAAAAACGGCGTGCTATTTCAGTCGATTGTCCCCGCCAACATCGAAATTTCAGAAGAGGAATTAACAGCGTTTTATATCAAAAACAGGCTTGAATTGCGGGTGAATCATATTCGGGTTCAATCATTAGCGCTGGCAGATTCGCTGTATCAACTATTAAAAAATGGCGAAAATTTTGAGCAACTGGCGCAAAATTATGCACACAATTATCGGGTAAACGAATTTTTTGGTATCGGCGAGCGCGATCCGATTTATGAAATGGCAGCATTCGAATTGGCTGTCGGAGAGATTTCCAAACCTTTTAAAAATGCCAACGGATATTTTATTATCAAATTGCTGGAATCCCGCGAACGCCAATTGCCGCCATTTGAAAGCGTTCGGGACAGCCTGAGTGAGCAATTCGCCGGGATAAAAAAAGCATTATTCATGAGCAGTTATTTTGAGGATCTTCACCGGCAATTTAACGAAAAATATAACGATAAAGTGTTACAGGAAATTTGCCGGACATTTGAAAACAGAAACGGCGATTACAAATTGAATTCTCAGCGATTGCGGAAATTTTTGGATGAACCCGCCATCACCAGCGACGCCGGGCAAAAAACAGTGGCTGATCTGGTCACATTTTATGAATCAATGTCTCGGGAAGCGAGTTTTCCCATCCTGCAACTTGCGGATGCACACGCTCTGGCACGAATGACAATTGAGTCTGATTTGATGTTTCACGATGTCCTTTTGCGCGGATTAGACAAACACGAACATTTTGACGCAGCAATGAGATCTTTACAGGATAGCCTTGTTGAAGCACAATATTATCAACAGTTTATCGCAGATAAAATTAGCGTGACTGATGCAGATATTCAGGGATACTACGGCGAGCATTTTGACACATTCAAACAAATGCAAAAATCTGCGGCATTTGCGCGAATCCGCCAAATTTTAGAAGATGAACAAACAAAAAAAGCTGTTGATGATGTCACCAAACAGCTTCGTAAATTGTTTATTATTCGTTTTAATTCAATGGCAATTCAACGCTCGCTGAATGAGTTAAACAGCGAAAAACGCGGGCTTGCCCAAAAATTTTAG
- the phoU gene encoding phosphate signaling complex protein PhoU yields MKEKFQHLLENIKKDLIFLANEVEHSIRQAIVALERSDVALAEQVKARDNEIDRMEVNIEDQILTLLALQQPVAIDLRFIVGGLKMNNDLERIGDHAVNIANTVIELGTTPLVSAIGDISQMSEIACKMLHDAVSAFVHQDSDLARKVCAMDNDVDEFYDRIVANTIGSLQKDHDKIREGFAIARVVRSLERVGDLSTNISEDVVFMKEAKIIRHKFDVS; encoded by the coding sequence ATGAAAGAAAAATTTCAACATTTATTAGAAAATATCAAAAAAGACCTCATTTTTTTGGCGAATGAGGTTGAGCACAGCATTCGCCAGGCAATTGTCGCGCTCGAACGCAGCGACGTAGCGCTTGCTGAGCAGGTAAAAGCCCGCGATAACGAAATCGACCGGATGGAAGTGAACATCGAAGATCAGATTTTGACGTTGCTTGCTCTGCAACAACCGGTTGCTATCGATTTGCGCTTTATCGTTGGCGGATTGAAAATGAACAACGATCTCGAACGAATCGGCGATCATGCGGTAAATATTGCCAACACGGTGATCGAATTGGGCACAACGCCGTTGGTGAGCGCCATCGGTGATATTTCTCAAATGAGTGAAATCGCCTGTAAAATGCTCCACGATGCGGTGAGTGCATTTGTGCATCAGGATTCGGATTTGGCTCGAAAAGTGTGTGCAATGGATAACGATGTGGATGAATTTTATGATCGGATTGTTGCAAATACCATTGGATCGTTGCAAAAAGATCATGATAAAATCCGGGAAGGATTTGCGATTGCCCGGGTAGTGCGGTCGCTGGAAAGGGTTGGCGATTTGTCTACCAATATCAGCGAAGATGTGGTTTTTATGAAAGAAGCAAAAATTATTCGCCACAAATTTGATGTGAGCTAA
- the pstB gene encoding phosphate ABC transporter ATP-binding protein, translating into MEPGNQSTNSQTAANERISIETKDLDFYYNPTAHSLKKINMKIPYKKVTAFIGPSGCGKSTLLRCFNRMNDLIPGVYLEGKVLIEGQDIFAKGIRLEELRKRVGMVFQKSNPFPMSIWENVSFGPKVNGITNKAELDEIVESSLTQADLWKEVKDRLSNSALDLSGGQQQRLCIARTLANKPEIILMDEPASALDPISTGKIEETIDELKKDYTIVIVTHNMQQAARISDYTAFMMLGELIEFDKTKKIFTNPSIKMTEDYITGRFG; encoded by the coding sequence ATGGAACCGGGGAACCAATCGACAAACTCGCAAACTGCAGCGAATGAGCGGATTTCAATTGAGACAAAAGACCTCGATTTTTATTATAATCCAACCGCGCATTCGTTGAAAAAAATCAACATGAAGATTCCTTACAAAAAAGTGACGGCATTTATCGGGCCGTCCGGTTGTGGGAAATCGACATTGTTGCGCTGTTTCAATCGAATGAACGACCTGATTCCCGGCGTTTATCTGGAAGGCAAAGTGCTCATCGAAGGGCAAGATATTTTTGCCAAAGGTATCCGGCTGGAAGAGTTGCGCAAACGGGTGGGTATGGTTTTCCAAAAATCAAATCCGTTCCCGATGAGCATTTGGGAAAATGTGTCGTTTGGTCCCAAAGTAAATGGAATCACCAACAAAGCGGAACTGGATGAAATTGTCGAATCGTCGCTGACACAGGCGGATTTATGGAAAGAAGTGAAAGACCGGTTGTCGAATTCTGCGCTGGATTTATCCGGTGGGCAGCAACAGCGGTTGTGTATCGCCCGGACGCTCGCCAACAAACCGGAAATTATTTTGATGGACGAACCGGCTTCCGCACTCGATCCCATTTCCACCGGAAAAATTGAAGAAACGATCGACGAATTGAAGAAAGATTACACAATTGTGATCGTAACGCACAACATGCAACAGGCTGCGCGGATTTCCGATTACACCGCATTTATGATGCTCGGCGAGTTGATCGAATTCGATAAAACGAAAAAAATCTTTACAAATCCGTCCATCAAAATGACAGAAGATTACATCACCGGACGTTTCGGTTGA
- the pstA gene encoding phosphate ABC transporter permease PstA, with translation MERRISYFRQKGDSYIFAASLGLLLSLMMVAWIVVIILVKGLGFFWPRDVVAVTMTDGEKYMGEQWEEKTDKFFNEDGTYYMLDRFQLKIGNRDLYGLDFKWLKKPEVQSETRPEKAVVFERLEYGNFYGTISELHFLDKKFDQQNANLIEQTGEAHEAAVEMRETVEDLKHQLALLSEPLTQLQREINILSLSAEGRTTTGQKRLADLQVEAEKMEQEIATEYQLLTDRLTELITREREIYVVTTTADGREKNIQLSEVVRFYLPNSMGIFAKSWHYLGKVWEFVADDPRESNTEGGVFPAIFGTVMMVILMSIAVVPFGVMAAIYLNEYAKQGPVTRFIRLSVNNLAGVPSIVFGVFGLGFFVYFVGGGIDQFFFSDKLPEPTFGTGGILWASLTLALLTLPVVVVATEEGLLAVPRANKEGALALGSTRWQMIRKVVLPNAMPGILTGLILAISRGAGEVAPLMITGVVKLAPTLALDGTFPFLHLDRKFMHLGFHIYDVGFQSPNVEAAKPMVYSTALLLILIVILLNLIAIYVRNNLRKKFKTSTF, from the coding sequence ATGGAACGTAGAATTAGTTATTTTCGGCAAAAAGGCGATTCCTATATTTTTGCAGCCAGCCTCGGTTTGTTGCTATCCCTGATGATGGTCGCGTGGATTGTCGTAATTATTCTCGTTAAAGGTCTTGGGTTTTTCTGGCCCCGCGATGTTGTGGCAGTAACCATGACCGATGGCGAAAAATATATGGGCGAGCAATGGGAAGAAAAAACAGACAAATTTTTTAACGAGGACGGCACATATTACATGCTGGACCGGTTTCAGTTGAAAATCGGTAACCGCGATTTATACGGACTGGATTTCAAATGGCTCAAAAAACCGGAAGTGCAAAGCGAAACCCGTCCGGAAAAGGCCGTTGTTTTTGAACGACTGGAATACGGTAATTTTTATGGCACGATTTCAGAGCTCCATTTTCTCGACAAAAAATTTGATCAGCAAAATGCCAATTTGATTGAACAAACCGGCGAAGCACATGAAGCCGCCGTCGAAATGCGCGAAACAGTGGAAGACCTGAAACATCAGTTGGCGCTCCTCTCGGAACCATTGACCCAGTTGCAGCGCGAAATTAATATTCTGAGCCTTTCGGCAGAAGGGCGCACCACTACAGGGCAAAAACGGCTGGCGGATTTGCAGGTGGAAGCGGAAAAAATGGAGCAGGAAATTGCTACCGAATATCAACTACTCACAGACCGCCTGACTGAATTGATCACCAGAGAACGGGAAATTTATGTGGTTACAACCACCGCTGATGGGCGCGAGAAAAACATCCAGCTTTCAGAAGTTGTGCGATTTTATCTCCCAAATTCCATGGGTATTTTTGCCAAAAGCTGGCATTATCTGGGCAAAGTTTGGGAATTTGTTGCGGACGATCCGCGCGAATCCAATACCGAAGGCGGCGTTTTTCCGGCAATTTTTGGCACGGTGATGATGGTAATTCTCATGTCTATTGCGGTTGTGCCGTTTGGCGTGATGGCAGCCATCTACCTCAACGAATACGCCAAACAGGGACCGGTCACCCGTTTTATCCGGCTCTCTGTGAATAACCTTGCCGGTGTGCCGTCAATCGTTTTCGGGGTGTTCGGGTTGGGATTTTTTGTGTATTTTGTCGGTGGCGGTATCGATCAGTTTTTCTTCAGCGATAAATTGCCCGAGCCAACTTTTGGCACCGGGGGTATTTTGTGGGCATCGCTAACGCTGGCATTGCTGACGCTGCCGGTAGTGGTGGTCGCAACGGAAGAAGGCTTGCTGGCAGTACCGCGAGCCAACAAAGAAGGCGCGTTGGCACTCGGCTCCACCCGCTGGCAGATGATTCGCAAAGTGGTGCTGCCAAACGCCATGCCCGGTATTCTCACCGGATTAATTTTGGCAATCAGCCGTGGCGCCGGCGAAGTTGCACCGCTGATGATCACCGGTGTCGTAAAACTGGCACCCACTTTGGCGCTGGACGGAACGTTTCCGTTCCTGCACCTGGATCGCAAATTTATGCACCTCGGTTTTCATATCTACGATGTCGGGTTTCAATCGCCTAACGTAGAAGCAGCAAAACCAATGGTTTACAGCACCGCACTACTGCTGATTCTGATCGTTATTTTACTGAACCTGATTGCCATTTATGTGCGCAATAATTTGAGAAAAAAATTCAAAACATCAACGTTTTAA
- a CDS encoding ABC transporter permease subunit, which yields MSNQTEPKSSFSDNKADRDSHYQKVYRADRWARRMITAGGYGIIISISAILLFLLYQSLPLAKSASVEEMFSIPAGSAESRVLLTGIDAYQEVGYMIDENGLIRFYRLKDNQLLMEQQLSLIGDERILCAVKGNLTREVFAVGTDSGRVITAEIEMTPKYSQDAAREIVPSFEELETWQTPPAADSSKTQIVGLSFVQNEDLSRFWAYVDQNNELHLRIYDADDEEEFFHDSFNKKLDGARITAITTSHNGENLVIGHRNGNLQWYDISDYESIQLKDEWQSDNQQITALGYLLGDQALAIGSTTGTVEVWFPVRTPNNLFKFQKIHTFASHQNPVTIMEMSSRNRNFLTIDSHGAAKLHYSTSGQTQLSFLESENPVAASAFSPKSNGIVLVDQKHRFSFFALDNPHPETTVKTLFGKVWYEGYPQPEFVWQSTGGSDEFEPKLSLIPVIFGTLKGTIYAMLFSIPLAILAAVYVSQFSPDWMARVVKPTVEIMAALPSVVIGFLAGLYFSPVFEDHLMTVMLFTFWLPVAFALGVFVWWLIPEDRRVKIPAGWEMAFMVPFVLLAYWLSYNFGTTMEGWFFAGNFQQWLYSSFNITYETRNSLIVGFALGFAVIPIIFTVAEDSLANVPKSLTSASLALGASRWQTVRRVVLPAASGGIFAAIMLGLGRAVGETMIVLMATGNTPILDISPFNGFRAMSANIAVEIPEAPVGGTLYRVLFFTALLLFLFTFVLNTVSSLIGDRLRKKYARF from the coding sequence ATGAGTAATCAAACGGAACCAAAATCATCCTTTTCCGACAACAAAGCCGACCGCGATTCCCATTATCAAAAAGTGTATCGCGCTGATCGCTGGGCGCGACGAATGATTACAGCCGGCGGTTACGGCATCATTATTAGCATTTCGGCAATTTTGCTGTTTTTGCTGTACCAAAGTCTTCCGCTCGCAAAAAGCGCATCTGTGGAAGAGATGTTTTCTATTCCCGCCGGAAGCGCTGAAAGCCGGGTGCTGCTGACCGGGATCGATGCGTATCAGGAAGTCGGGTATATGATCGATGAAAACGGTTTGATTCGATTTTATCGCTTGAAAGACAACCAGTTGTTGATGGAACAACAGCTTTCGTTAATTGGAGACGAACGGATTTTGTGCGCCGTAAAAGGTAACCTGACCCGCGAAGTGTTTGCTGTGGGCACGGATTCCGGGCGAGTTATTACGGCCGAAATTGAGATGACGCCAAAATACAGCCAAGATGCGGCACGCGAAATCGTTCCATCATTTGAGGAGCTCGAAACCTGGCAAACGCCCCCGGCTGCTGATAGCAGCAAAACGCAAATTGTCGGGTTGTCATTTGTCCAAAATGAGGATTTATCACGGTTTTGGGCTTATGTCGATCAAAATAATGAATTGCATTTACGGATTTACGACGCCGACGATGAGGAAGAGTTTTTCCATGATTCTTTCAATAAAAAATTGGACGGCGCACGGATCACCGCAATTACCACCAGCCACAATGGCGAAAATCTGGTGATCGGGCATCGTAACGGCAATTTGCAATGGTACGACATCAGCGATTACGAATCTATCCAATTAAAAGATGAGTGGCAGTCTGATAACCAGCAGATTACCGCACTCGGCTATTTGCTGGGCGATCAGGCATTGGCGATCGGCTCGACGACCGGTACGGTGGAAGTCTGGTTTCCGGTTCGCACGCCAAATAACCTGTTTAAGTTTCAGAAAATACATACCTTTGCATCGCACCAAAACCCGGTGACAATCATGGAAATGTCATCGCGGAACCGCAACTTTTTAACCATCGATTCGCACGGTGCGGCAAAACTGCATTACTCAACATCGGGCCAAACCCAGTTGTCATTTCTCGAAAGCGAAAACCCGGTAGCTGCCAGTGCTTTTTCGCCAAAATCGAATGGGATTGTGCTGGTCGATCAAAAACACCGTTTTAGCTTCTTCGCGCTGGATAACCCGCATCCGGAAACGACTGTCAAAACCCTTTTTGGAAAAGTGTGGTACGAAGGCTATCCGCAACCGGAATTTGTGTGGCAATCAACCGGCGGCAGCGATGAATTCGAACCCAAATTGAGCCTCATTCCGGTAATCTTCGGAACGCTGAAAGGCACCATTTATGCGATGCTTTTCTCTATTCCGTTGGCAATATTGGCTGCGGTTTATGTTTCCCAATTCTCACCGGACTGGATGGCGCGGGTGGTTAAGCCCACCGTCGAGATTATGGCTGCGCTGCCGAGTGTTGTTATCGGATTTCTTGCCGGACTGTATTTTTCACCGGTTTTTGAGGACCATTTGATGACGGTGATGCTGTTCACATTCTGGCTGCCGGTTGCGTTTGCGCTGGGTGTGTTTGTTTGGTGGTTGATCCCGGAAGATCGACGGGTAAAAATTCCCGCCGGCTGGGAAATGGCGTTCATGGTGCCTTTTGTGCTGCTGGCATATTGGCTGTCGTATAATTTTGGCACAACAATGGAAGGCTGGTTTTTTGCAGGTAATTTCCAACAGTGGCTGTATTCCAGCTTCAATATTACTTACGAAACCCGTAATAGCCTGATCGTCGGGTTTGCACTGGGCTTTGCGGTTATCCCGATTATTTTTACAGTGGCGGAAGATTCATTGGCAAACGTGCCCAAATCGCTCACATCCGCATCGCTGGCGTTGGGAGCTTCGCGCTGGCAAACGGTTCGACGGGTGGTGCTTCCGGCGGCTTCCGGCGGCATTTTTGCGGCAATCATGCTGGGTTTGGGTCGCGCCGTTGGCGAAACGATGATTGTGCTGATGGCCACCGGTAACACACCGATTCTCGATATTAGCCCGTTCAACGGCTTCCGGGCGATGAGCGCCAATATTGCCGTTGAAATTCCCGAAGCGCCAGTTGGCGGAACGCTGTATCGCGTGTTGTTTTTCACCGCGCTGCTGCTCTTTTTATTCACGTTTGTGTTGAATACGGTGTCGTCGCTGATCGGCGACCGGCTCCGGAAAAAATATGCCCGGTTCTGA
- a CDS encoding PstS family phosphate ABC transporter substrate-binding protein, translating to MKKNNANKILLAVLMIATLGMYSASAETKVDERIPKYKKATGVSGNANSIGSDTMNNLMTLWLEGFRKHYPLVNVQIEGKGSSTAPPALIEGTAQFGPMSRPMKSKEIDSFEKKYGFKPTEIRTSLDALAVFVHKDNPLKSLSLDEVDAVFSKNRKRGIAEDIVTWGGLGLTGEWANQPIRLFGRNSASGTYGYFKDEALKKGDFKDAVKEQPGSASVVQGITEDKFAMGYSGIGYKTSGVKTLALSDKKGDKVYDGSYENVLNGDYPLSRYLYLYIVKSPTKPLDPLVKEFLKFVLSYEGQEIVVKDGYLPLSYDVVMEQLQMLESGS from the coding sequence ATGAAAAAGAACAATGCAAACAAAATTCTGCTGGCTGTGCTGATGATTGCCACATTGGGCATGTATAGTGCGTCCGCAGAAACCAAAGTTGACGAACGCATTCCGAAGTACAAAAAGGCGACCGGTGTTAGCGGAAATGCCAACAGTATCGGTTCCGATACGATGAACAACCTGATGACCCTGTGGTTGGAAGGTTTTCGTAAACACTATCCGCTTGTGAATGTGCAGATCGAAGGTAAAGGATCTTCGACCGCACCGCCGGCACTCATCGAAGGCACCGCGCAATTCGGCCCGATGTCCCGCCCGATGAAGTCCAAAGAAATCGATTCGTTCGAGAAAAAATACGGGTTCAAACCCACCGAAATCCGCACATCGCTGGATGCGCTGGCGGTTTTTGTTCACAAAGACAATCCTTTGAAATCGCTCTCATTGGACGAAGTGGACGCGGTTTTCTCCAAAAACCGGAAACGCGGCATCGCTGAAGATATCGTAACCTGGGGTGGTTTGGGGTTGACCGGCGAATGGGCAAACCAGCCGATCCGGCTGTTCGGTCGTAACTCCGCCAGCGGCACATACGGTTATTTTAAAGATGAAGCGCTCAAAAAAGGCGATTTTAAAGATGCCGTAAAAGAGCAGCCCGGCTCCGCATCTGTGGTTCAGGGCATCACCGAAGACAAATTTGCGATGGGTTACAGCGGTATCGGATACAAAACATCCGGTGTTAAAACCCTGGCTTTGAGCGACAAAAAAGGTGACAAAGTTTACGATGGCAGCTACGAAAACGTACTCAACGGCGACTATCCGCTATCCCGCTATCTTTATCTCTACATCGTGAAATCGCCCACCAAGCCCCTCGATCCGTTGGTGAAGGAATTCCTGAAATTTGTGTTGAGTTATGAAGGTCAGGAAATTGTGGTGAAAGATGGTTATCTGCCTTTATCTTATGATGTTGTTATGGAACAACTCCAAATGTTGGAATCCGGTTCATAA
- a CDS encoding inorganic phosphate transporter, translated as MAIETVILGIALIAGFYMAWSIGANDVANAMGTSVGSGALTIKRAVIIAAVLEFAGAFLVGTHVSETIRKGIINPEIFTGHELDLAYGMIGALLAAAIWLQLASYYGWPVSTTHSIVGAVLGFGVMYGGFAAADWPQVGSIVASWVVSPLMCGTIAFLIFMLIRRTIYDSDDPIRAARRVTPYLVFFVFFILTLTMVFKGLKNLKLDLSFGDSMLIAMLIGAIAAVVSHFLVKRIKPVVVKERVVLQQPEVVGDSLGKAIKHLNKVQSSANGDVRDQIKSILNSLEVIDKEVSKGVTVEQGSTEFKTVERIFIYLQILSAAFVAFAHGANDVANAVGPLASVITIVTTGVISAKTAVPLWVLGLGGVGIVVGLATWGWRVMLTIGKKITELTPTRGFSAEFAAATTIVIASKLGLPISTTHTLVGGVLGVGLARGIGALNLRVVTNIVISWVVTIPAGAIFAILFYYILKSIFG; from the coding sequence ATGGCTATTGAAACCGTTATATTGGGAATTGCACTGATTGCGGGTTTTTATATGGCGTGGAGTATCGGGGCAAATGATGTTGCCAACGCAATGGGAACATCGGTTGGGTCCGGTGCTTTAACAATCAAAAGAGCAGTTATTATTGCGGCTGTTTTGGAATTTGCCGGTGCATTTCTTGTCGGAACTCACGTTTCGGAAACCATTCGAAAAGGAATCATCAACCCCGAAATTTTTACCGGGCACGAGTTGGATCTCGCATATGGGATGATAGGCGCATTATTGGCTGCCGCCATTTGGCTACAACTGGCATCTTATTACGGTTGGCCCGTTTCGACAACCCACTCCATTGTTGGTGCGGTGTTGGGATTTGGAGTGATGTACGGCGGTTTTGCCGCCGCAGATTGGCCGCAAGTTGGTTCTATTGTCGCCAGTTGGGTGGTTTCTCCGTTGATGTGCGGCACTATCGCATTTCTGATTTTTATGCTCATCCGGCGTACCATTTACGACAGCGATGATCCCATTCGCGCAGCCAGGCGGGTAACTCCCTACCTGGTTTTTTTTGTGTTTTTTATCCTCACGTTAACGATGGTGTTCAAAGGACTCAAAAATCTAAAACTGGATCTCAGTTTTGGTGACTCGATGCTGATAGCGATGCTAATTGGTGCTATTGCGGCAGTTGTCAGTCATTTTCTGGTCAAGCGAATCAAGCCTGTTGTGGTCAAAGAGCGAGTTGTTCTTCAGCAGCCGGAAGTTGTTGGGGATAGCTTGGGCAAGGCAATTAAGCATCTAAATAAGGTCCAGAGCTCTGCCAATGGTGATGTTCGCGACCAGATAAAATCGATTTTGAACAGTTTGGAAGTAATTGACAAAGAAGTGTCGAAGGGTGTAACTGTTGAACAGGGCAGCACCGAGTTCAAAACTGTGGAACGGATATTTATCTATTTGCAAATTTTAAGTGCTGCGTTTGTGGCTTTTGCACACGGTGCAAACGATGTCGCCAATGCGGTTGGACCGTTGGCATCTGTGATCACAATCGTAACCACCGGTGTGATTTCTGCGAAAACAGCCGTTCCGCTTTGGGTGCTCGGTTTGGGTGGCGTTGGGATTGTTGTTGGTTTGGCAACCTGGGGTTGGCGGGTGATGCTAACCATCGGTAAAAAAATTACCGAGCTGACACCAACCCGGGGATTTTCGGCGGAATTTGCAGCGGCAACCACCATTGTTATTGCATCAAAATTGGGTTTACCGATTAGCACAACTCACACCTTGGTTGGCGGTGTTTTGGGTGTGGGACTTGCCCGCGGCATTGGCGCGTTAAACCTGCGAGTGGTTACTAATATTGTCATTTCATGGGTTGTAACCATCCCGGCCGGGGCAATTTTCGCAATTTTGTTTTACTATATTTTGAAATCAATTTTTGGATAA
- a CDS encoding TIGR00153 family protein translates to MNVFRNLFAKSPFEPLQSHMEKVAICVNKVTNLFEAYYQRDFKKLKKVAQEISELEHAADLTKNEIRNNLPKGLFLAVNRADLLEILSLQDRMADKAEDIGVMMTLKKLEPLEGLEDELQKFIDKNIEAANYVHKIMQEMDELLEASFGGKEAEKVKKMIEEVAYLEHQADVLQSELNKKLYNMDSKLSVSSFILWNNILQAIASLSNNAEKLANRVRMLLEIH, encoded by the coding sequence ATGAATGTATTTCGTAATCTATTTGCGAAATCGCCTTTTGAGCCACTGCAATCGCACATGGAAAAAGTAGCGATTTGTGTTAACAAAGTAACCAATTTGTTTGAAGCCTATTACCAACGGGATTTCAAAAAATTGAAAAAAGTGGCGCAGGAAATTTCAGAACTGGAACACGCGGCGGATCTGACCAAAAATGAGATTCGCAATAATTTGCCCAAAGGCTTGTTTTTGGCGGTGAATCGGGCAGATCTTCTGGAAATATTATCCTTGCAGGACAGAATGGCCGATAAAGCAGAAGACATTGGCGTAATGATGACGCTGAAAAAACTCGAACCGCTGGAAGGGCTTGAGGATGAGTTGCAAAAATTTATCGACAAAAATATTGAAGCTGCAAACTATGTCCATAAAATAATGCAGGAAATGGATGAGCTTTTGGAAGCATCCTTTGGCGGTAAAGAAGCCGAAAAAGTGAAGAAAATGATTGAAGAAGTTGCTTATCTGGAACATCAGGCTGACGTTTTGCAAAGCGAACTCAACAAAAAACTTTACAATATGGACAGCAAGCTTTCGGTGAGCAGTTTTATCCTCTGGAATAATATTCTGCAAGCTATTGCTTCGTTAAGCAATAATGCGGAAAAACTGGCAAATCGTGTGCGTATGTTATTGGAAATACACTAA
- a CDS encoding response regulator has protein sequence MKLLNPQGSKGHSAPTLLIVDDDDTIRKMLKTVFSRFKYRVILAENGQEGVDYYRQNSAKVNLVMLDWKMPIMDGKNAFKEMRRMNPDLKIVLMSGYVEQQELDQLLDKNSQFIAKPFTIDTVIATVEAMLQS, from the coding sequence ATGAAGCTATTGAACCCACAGGGCAGTAAAGGACATTCGGCACCAACCTTGTTAATCGTTGATGATGACGATACCATCCGAAAAATGCTGAAAACTGTGTTTTCCCGATTCAAATACCGCGTTATTTTGGCTGAAAATGGGCAGGAAGGTGTTGATTATTATCGCCAAAACAGCGCCAAAGTAAACTTGGTAATGTTAGACTGGAAAATGCCCATAATGGATGGCAAAAACGCGTTCAAAGAAATGCGCCGGATGAATCCCGATCTAAAAATTGTGTTGATGAGCGGATATGTCGAGCAGCAGGAATTGGACCAACTGTTGGATAAAAACAGCCAATTTATCGCCAAGCCATTCACGATCGATACCGTTATTGCAACTGTCGAAGCGATGCTCCAATCCTAA